The nucleotide sequence CTTCACCACATTTTGTAAAGTTTAATGAACGCATTGTTATTAACGGAAATCAAATTGAAGATGAGTTTGTAGCTGATTTCTTTTCAACTCACGAAAAATATATTGATGAACATCAACTTACTTTTTTTGAAGTGACAACGGCAATGGCTTTTCAATATTTCAATGCGATGAGAACAGATTATTGTGTAATCGAAACAGGACTTGGCGGAAGACTTGATTCAACAAATGTTTTACCGGGCGGGCTGGATTCACAAAATCGTTTGGCAGTTGTAATTACTTCCATCAGTCTGGAACATACCAATGTTTTGGGAACCACTATAAATCAAATTACATCTGAAAAAGCTGCAATTATTAAGAAGAATTCAAAAGTATTTACCGGGTTGTTAAACCCGGAAGCTGAGAATGTTATAAATCAAAAATGTAAAGAAATTGAAGTTCCACATTTCCCTGTAAAGAAATTTTTAATAGATGGAAATAAAACAAGTGTCAGACTCCCTAGTAATACATTAATTGAAATTAATCCACCATTGAGAGGTCATTATCAAAAAATAAATGCTGCACTTGCCGTGTTAACTGTTGCAGAATCATTTTCAATGTTTGATGAAAAAAAGTTTATTGCCGGTATCCAAAATGTTTCCACAAATACAGGTCTGACTGGCAGATATGAAATATATAATGAGTTACCAAGGATAATTTTTGATTCAGCTCATAATCCTGAAGGAGTTGAAAACTTCCTTAGTGAGTTTTCTACTGAATATACAAATTACCAAAAAAGACTAGTAATATTTGGAGTAATGAAAGATAAAGCAATTGAAGAGATGATAAAGAAGCTTGGGATGTACTTTGATGAAATATTATTATCTGAAATCCAATATGATCGGGCAGCCAAGCCTGATGAAGTTTTTGAAATATGTAAACGGTTAAACATCAATTGCAGAATACTCAAACAGCCGGCAGTTTTTATAAAAGAATTTACAAAAAGAGAATCCAATGACTGCCTGGTTGTGCTGGGGAGTATGTATTTACTGGGTGAAATTAAGCAACAATTACAGGGATGAATGCTTGACATTTACAAATTTAAGGTTTATGTTTCGGTGAGCCGCAAAAACCTATCAAGTAAAATACAAATTGTTATAAGTAATAATTATTTCCCCGAATTCACAGACTGGCAGAGAACCAGTAAAATTTTATGTTAAATAACTATACCTTCATCTGACAAACAATAATTCAGGATAAAAAAAATGCCAATGGATATATCCGAACTCAAATCGAAGAAGATCGTAGAACTAAATGAAATTGCCAAAGAATTAAATATTCCCGGCTACAGCGATCTTCGTAAACAGGAACTCATCTTCAAAATTCTGGAAGCTCAAACTTCAAAGGATGGTTTAACATTTTCGAAAGGCGTGCTGGAAGTTCTTCCTGATGGTTATGGATTCCTTCGTTCTTCGGACTACAATTACCTGCCATCTCCCGACGATATTTATGTTTCTCCCTCGCAGATTAAAAAGTTCAGCTTGAGGACAGGAGATTTTGTAAGTGGACAGGTAAGACCTCCAAAAGAAGGTGAAAGATTTTTTGCACTTCTGCGTGTCGAAGCTGTAAACGGACTAGCACCGGAAAATATTCGTGAAAGAACTTTATTCGATAATCTTGTCCCGGTTTATCCCACGAAAAAAATTAATCTTGAATCTGCACCTGGCGAATATTCAATGAGAGTGATGGATATGCTCGCTCCGATTGGTAAAGGTCAGAGAGGTTTAATTGTATCACCACCAAAAAGCGGTAAAACTGTTTTGCTTCAGAAAATTGCTAACTCGATTACTCGTAATCATCCTGAAATAAAATTAATCGTTTTGCTGATTGATGAAAGACCTGAAGAAGTAACAGATATGGAAAGATCTGTTCAAGGTGAGGTTATCAGTTCAACTTTTGACGAACCTGCTGACCGACACGTTCAGGTTGCTGATATGGTAATTGAGAAAGCTAAAAGAATGGTAGAGGCAAACGAACACGTGGTAATTCTTCTCGATAGTATTACACGTTTAGCAAGAGCTCACAACATTGTTGTTCCTCACAGCGGAAGAATATTATCAGGTGGTGTGGATTCAAACGCACTCCATAAACCAAAAAGATTTTTTGGTGCTGCAAGAAATACTGAGGATGGCGGAAGCTTGACTATTATTGCAACTGCTCTAATCGATACAGGAAGCAGAATGGATGATGTTATTTTCGAAGAATTTAAAGGAACTGGTAATATGGAACTTGTTCTCAATCGTGATTTGAGTGACAGAAGAATATTTCCTGCAATTGATGTAAACCGTTCTGGAACAAGAAGGGAAGATTTATTAATGAAAGAAGATGATTTAGGTAAAATCTGGATTCTTAGAAAAATACTCAGTGATTTTAGTCCGGTTGAAGCAATGGAATTTTTACTTGATAAAATAAGAGGAACGAAGAACAATAAAGATTTCCTGAACAATATGAACAACTGACAGTTAAAGTTCAACGATTAATTGTAACGAATTTTACCTTGTTTGTAATCCAGCCATTTATATTTTTCATCTAAAAAAGTGAAAAAATTTTTAGCAGGACTCATCCTTACTACACTTAGCTTATTCGGGCAAACAGAACCCGATAATCCTCCTGTTGTACCAATCATGCCTTTTCGATCCGAAATAATCTCATTTCCGAGGGTTGATGGAGAATTCTCCGTTTACTACACTTTTAAAGTTCCTTACCGTCTTCTCGTATTTGAACGGAACGATAATTCATTCATTGCAGGGTTTCGAATTATAGTCGAAATACTGGATGATGATTCCAGGTTGGTTACAAGAGATATTAAAGACAGCAAAGTTTCCGTAAATAATTTTGATTCGACTAATGATAATAATTTATTTCTCCAGAATTTTCTGAGTTTCAAAGTAAAACCCGGTGAGTACAAAGTTGCTGCTTTCATTTCTGATAAAAATTCATCTGGTGAATTGCCTCTGAAACCTGTTGAATTAATTTTGGAGGAGGATAAAGTTGTGCTTCATCCTTTAGTTATTAAAACGAATGAGTTAATTTGTGAGGAACAAAAATCTTTCGAATTGACTAATGCAGGCGGAAAGATTCCATTTAGCAGTGAGACATATCATTTAATCATTCCTGTTCGTGATACATCCGTATCGCAGCTTACAATTTCAATTGAAAACAACGAAGAAGAGATCATCTCAACAGAATTAAATGAGTTTTACATTTTACCGCCTGGAATTAATAAATGTGAGGAACAAATATCAGTCACGAAAAATCAAGCGAATTTGCTGCTTAAGAATTTTATTTTGCACGATGTTAATAAAAATCTTTCTGAGGGTGAAGTAGTATTAACAGTAGTAAATGAAGAAAAATCTATTGATGAAGAATTTCGTTCTCAAATTGTATGGTTCAATAAACCATTCTCGCTGATGGATCCTGAAAAAGCAATAGAAAATCTTAGTTTTATTGCGTCTGATTCTATTATTTACACATTGCTTCAAGAAAGTACTTCTGATTATCCAAATGTTCTTTCTGAGTACTGGAAGAAATATGATCCCACACCAGAAACTGTTTTTAATGAAGTTATGTCCGAGTACTATAAACGTATTGATTATGCAATAAAGGAATTCAAAGGTATAGGAAAGATCAATGGCGCAAAGACTGACAGAGGTGTAGTTTATATCAAATTTGGTCATCCTGAAAAAATTGAACGATCTTCAAATTCTATGGGACAAATTGTTGAAACCTGGACTTATGCAAAACCAGATCGAATATTTTCCTTTATTGATAAAGATGGAAAAGGAAATTTTAATTTGTCTGAGAATTAATGGGAAGATTTGTTTTTACATGCGGTGATATTAACGGTATCGGACCAGAGATATTAATCAAGACCATCAACAAACTCTCTTCAAAAAAGAATACTGATAAGTACACACTAATAATTCCTGAAAAAATATTTAATCTCACATCCAGAATAGTTGAACCAACATTTGAATATAAAATAATCAGGGGAATAACTTCCGTCAATCATACTGATGATATAATAAGTGTTCTTGATTTTAAATCCGGAAAACAAAAATATGGCAGACCAACAATTGATTCAGGGAAAGCAGCATATTCAGCATTAAAAACTTCTTTCGATTTACTAAAAAAGAAATTAGCTGATGCGGTTATAACTGCTCCTGTTTCAAAAACTGCTCTGAGAATGGCTGGTATTAAATATCCCGGTCAAACTGAAATGTATGCAGATTGGTGTAAGGTTAAAAATTTTGTTATGACATTTTTATCCGGAGAGCTTAGAGTAGGACTTTATTCAATCCACATTCCTGTTAAAGATGTGTCAAGCTCGATTAACAAGAAGTTACTTACCTCAAAATTAGATACAGTTATTAAAATGCTAAAGTTTGATCTTGGAATTAAAAAACCGAGAATTGCATTACTTGGATTGAATCCTCATGCCGGTGAAAACGGAATTATTGGTGATGAGGAAAAAAAAGTCATTGAGCCTGTAATCAATCACAAACATTTTAAGGGAATTATTGAAGGAACATTTTCTTCAGACGCTTTCTTTGCAGGCAGAAGATTTAAAGATTATGATTTAGTCTTTGGTCTCTATCACGATCAGGTTTTAATTCCATTTAAATATATAAATTCAGGCAGAGGAGTAAACTATTCCGCAGGACTTCCGATTATCAGAACATCGCCTGACCATGGGACGGCTTATGATATTGCAGGACACGGAATTGCAGATGAATCAAGTATGATTGAAGCATATAATTATGCTAAGTTCATTTTGCGGAATAGAAAGAAGATCAATAACGGATGAAGGTTAAACCTTATGATAAGGTATCGGTCATTTTTGATACCTTGATGAAAAAATTGGATTATGAAAGCTGGTCGAATTACATATCAGCAATTGCTGATAACTATATTAACAAAGATGCAAAAATCCTTGAACTTGGGGCAGGTAGTTGTAAAATAGCTGAATTTATTTTCGCCAGCTATAAAAATTATATCGCATCTGATATTTCCTTTGCAATGCTCAACTCAGCAAATAAAAATAATTTCATAAAAGTTTGCTGCGATATGACGGCACTCCCTTTTAAATCAAAATATGATTTTATCTTCTCCAGCTTTGATTGTGTTAATTACATTCTGAAACTAAGATCCCTTTACAAATTATTTACAGAAATATTTAGATTGCTTAAAAGAAACGGTGTTTTTACTTTTGATGTGAGTCTTGAAAATAATAGTCTGGATTTTGTTATAGGTAAAACAATAGAAGGTCAATCTAATGGATACACTTTCCAGCGCAAAAGTAAGTATAACAAGCAAAAAAGAATTCATTCAAATCATTTTTACATAACAGACGAATTTGGAAATGAATTTCATGAAGTTCACAAAGAGAAAATTTACAAGATTGATACTTTCTTTAAGTTAGCAGATAAAGCCGGGTTGTCCATCGATGCTTGTTACGATTGTTTTACTTTTGATGATGTTAAAAGGAAATCCCAACGCGCACAATTTGTTATGAGGAAAATAAACTAATGATGCTTTCTTTCGACAATGTAGAGTTTCACTATAAGAATCAACCTGTATTCACCAATCTGAATTTGGAACTTGATTATGGTGAGTTCGTTTTTGTAATTGGCAAAAGTGGTATAGGTAAAAGCACATTGATGCAGTTGATATATATGAATTTATTTCCTTTGACTGGTACAGTCAGAATAGCTGAGTTTGATTCGCAAACAATAAAGCCTTATCAAATTCCTTTGCTGCGAAGAAAAATTGGTGTAATTTTTCAGGATTTTAAACTGCTGCCTGATCGGAATGTTTATCAGAACCTTGCCTATGTGTTAAAAGTAACGGGTGTTCCATCGACAGATGCTAAGAGAAAGATAAATGAGGTTCTTACTGAAGTGGGACTGTCACATAAAAGATTAAATAAACCAGGTGAGCTTTCTGGAGGTGAACAACAACGAATAGCAATTGCCCGCGCCATCATTAATGATCCCGTACTAATTCTGGCAGACGAACCAACAGGAAATCTTGACCCCGACACTTCATCTGAAATTTTAGCTCTTCTTAAAAAAATAAATAAGCGGGGAACATCAGTACTTGTCGCTACTCATAATTATGAGATTGTTAAAAAAGCTAATGAGAGAGTTATAAAACTTGAAGATGGCAGAGCATTAAAGGCTGTAATCAAACCTAAGTCAGAACTTCAGCAATAAATTAGCTTGACAGATGACCCATTAATTCCTGATTAACACCTTCCACACTTCCGAGTCCATTTATAGAAATTACTTTTCCCTGCTTTTGATAATGCTTTAACACCGGCTCTGTATTTTGCTTGAATACGTTAAGACGTTTGCGTATGACTTCTTCCTTGTCGTCGTCGCGAAGATAAAAGCTATCCTTTGAATTACATTTCGGACAGGAATTAGCATTTTCAATTTCTGCCAGAGTAAATATTTGTCCGCAAACTTTACACGCTCTTCTG is from Ignavibacteriota bacterium and encodes:
- a CDS encoding bifunctional folylpolyglutamate synthase/dihydrofolate synthase; the encoded protein is MDIEASLKKLFSLHTFGIKLGLDNTIGFLNYLGNPQNNLKTIHVAGSNGKGSTSSFIASILQEFGFRIGLYTSPHFVKFNERIVINGNQIEDEFVADFFSTHEKYIDEHQLTFFEVTTAMAFQYFNAMRTDYCVIETGLGGRLDSTNVLPGGLDSQNRLAVVITSISLEHTNVLGTTINQITSEKAAIIKKNSKVFTGLLNPEAENVINQKCKEIEVPHFPVKKFLIDGNKTSVRLPSNTLIEINPPLRGHYQKINAALAVLTVAESFSMFDEKKFIAGIQNVSTNTGLTGRYEIYNELPRIIFDSAHNPEGVENFLSEFSTEYTNYQKRLVIFGVMKDKAIEEMIKKLGMYFDEILLSEIQYDRAAKPDEVFEICKRLNINCRILKQPAVFIKEFTKRESNDCLVVLGSMYLLGEIKQQLQG
- the rho gene encoding transcription termination factor Rho, encoding MDISELKSKKIVELNEIAKELNIPGYSDLRKQELIFKILEAQTSKDGLTFSKGVLEVLPDGYGFLRSSDYNYLPSPDDIYVSPSQIKKFSLRTGDFVSGQVRPPKEGERFFALLRVEAVNGLAPENIRERTLFDNLVPVYPTKKINLESAPGEYSMRVMDMLAPIGKGQRGLIVSPPKSGKTVLLQKIANSITRNHPEIKLIVLLIDERPEEVTDMERSVQGEVISSTFDEPADRHVQVADMVIEKAKRMVEANEHVVILLDSITRLARAHNIVVPHSGRILSGGVDSNALHKPKRFFGAARNTEDGGSLTIIATALIDTGSRMDDVIFEEFKGTGNMELVLNRDLSDRRIFPAIDVNRSGTRREDLLMKEDDLGKIWILRKILSDFSPVEAMEFLLDKIRGTKNNKDFLNNMNN
- a CDS encoding GWxTD domain-containing protein, producing the protein MKKFLAGLILTTLSLFGQTEPDNPPVVPIMPFRSEIISFPRVDGEFSVYYTFKVPYRLLVFERNDNSFIAGFRIIVEILDDDSRLVTRDIKDSKVSVNNFDSTNDNNLFLQNFLSFKVKPGEYKVAAFISDKNSSGELPLKPVELILEEDKVVLHPLVIKTNELICEEQKSFELTNAGGKIPFSSETYHLIIPVRDTSVSQLTISIENNEEEIISTELNEFYILPPGINKCEEQISVTKNQANLLLKNFILHDVNKNLSEGEVVLTVVNEEKSIDEEFRSQIVWFNKPFSLMDPEKAIENLSFIASDSIIYTLLQESTSDYPNVLSEYWKKYDPTPETVFNEVMSEYYKRIDYAIKEFKGIGKINGAKTDRGVVYIKFGHPEKIERSSNSMGQIVETWTYAKPDRIFSFIDKDGKGNFNLSEN
- the pdxA gene encoding 4-hydroxythreonine-4-phosphate dehydrogenase PdxA; this encodes MGRFVFTCGDINGIGPEILIKTINKLSSKKNTDKYTLIIPEKIFNLTSRIVEPTFEYKIIRGITSVNHTDDIISVLDFKSGKQKYGRPTIDSGKAAYSALKTSFDLLKKKLADAVITAPVSKTALRMAGIKYPGQTEMYADWCKVKNFVMTFLSGELRVGLYSIHIPVKDVSSSINKKLLTSKLDTVIKMLKFDLGIKKPRIALLGLNPHAGENGIIGDEEKKVIEPVINHKHFKGIIEGTFSSDAFFAGRRFKDYDLVFGLYHDQVLIPFKYINSGRGVNYSAGLPIIRTSPDHGTAYDIAGHGIADESSMIEAYNYAKFILRNRKKINNG
- a CDS encoding class I SAM-dependent methyltransferase, translated to MKVKPYDKVSVIFDTLMKKLDYESWSNYISAIADNYINKDAKILELGAGSCKIAEFIFASYKNYIASDISFAMLNSANKNNFIKVCCDMTALPFKSKYDFIFSSFDCVNYILKLRSLYKLFTEIFRLLKRNGVFTFDVSLENNSLDFVIGKTIEGQSNGYTFQRKSKYNKQKRIHSNHFYITDEFGNEFHEVHKEKIYKIDTFFKLADKAGLSIDACYDCFTFDDVKRKSQRAQFVMRKIN
- the ftsE gene encoding cell division ATP-binding protein FtsE, with the translated sequence MLSFDNVEFHYKNQPVFTNLNLELDYGEFVFVIGKSGIGKSTLMQLIYMNLFPLTGTVRIAEFDSQTIKPYQIPLLRRKIGVIFQDFKLLPDRNVYQNLAYVLKVTGVPSTDAKRKINEVLTEVGLSHKRLNKPGELSGGEQQRIAIARAIINDPVLILADEPTGNLDPDTSSEILALLKKINKRGTSVLVATHNYEIVKKANERVIKLEDGRALKAVIKPKSELQQ